One genomic segment of Flagellimonas marinaquae includes these proteins:
- a CDS encoding Crp/Fnr family transcriptional regulator translates to MKAQLIAAISRHIELSSEDESLIKGFWSEKTLEKGDYLLQNGQTCRTDNFVVDGVLKAFYIDPETGKEEILYFAIENWWATDIDSFQKQQPSIYNIQAIEKTILLQIHHSSFQEMLKQIPKLECFFRIILENYLGSLQRRIILNKIFDAEQRYLDFLKNYPKISDKVPNYLIASYLGISAEFLSRIRKKIEAS, encoded by the coding sequence ATGAAAGCGCAACTAATCGCAGCCATTTCCAGGCACATTGAACTTAGTTCCGAAGATGAGAGCTTAATTAAGGGGTTTTGGAGTGAGAAAACCCTTGAAAAAGGCGATTATCTCTTGCAAAACGGGCAAACATGCCGCACCGACAATTTTGTTGTTGACGGGGTGCTAAAGGCCTTTTATATAGATCCAGAAACAGGAAAGGAAGAAATTCTATATTTTGCTATTGAAAATTGGTGGGCAACGGATATCGATAGCTTTCAAAAACAACAACCTTCCATCTACAACATTCAAGCCATTGAAAAAACCATATTGTTACAGATTCACCATAGTTCTTTTCAAGAAATGTTAAAGCAGATTCCAAAGCTCGAATGTTTTTTTAGAATCATCCTGGAAAATTACCTTGGGAGTTTACAAAGGAGAATTATCTTAAATAAGATTTTTGATGCAGAACAACGCTATCTGGATTTTTTGAAAAATTACCCTAAAATTTCCGACAAAGTCCCCAACTACCTCATAGCATCGTATTTGGGGATTTCCGCCGAGTTTTTAAGCCGAATTCGCAAAAAAATCGAAGCA